From one Microbulbifer sp. A4B17 genomic stretch:
- a CDS encoding type II toxin-antitoxin system YafO family toxin: MKEGTIKVFVRKELDQESQSNSDLRALISDFKRWKSGNTVHYFGKDVPYHDPKPYAERAKLRHVHILDKVKTVHIRAGTSDSALIYTEASMTPNTYYVIDFIAAGAHQKARDFNYMNWLIDKAEQFRMRK, from the coding sequence GTGAAAGAAGGAACAATTAAAGTATTCGTCCGCAAAGAGCTTGATCAGGAAAGTCAGTCCAATAGCGATTTGCGAGCACTTATTAGTGACTTTAAACGTTGGAAGTCTGGAAATACGGTTCACTACTTTGGTAAGGATGTTCCATATCATGACCCAAAACCTTACGCAGAAAGAGCCAAGTTGCGTCATGTACATATCCTTGACAAAGTAAAGACTGTACATATTCGTGCAGGAACCAGTGATAGTGCATTGATTTATACAGAAGCTTCGATGACACCTAACACATACTATGTGATCGACTTTATTGCTGCCGGAGCCCACCAGAAAGCGCGGGATTTCAATTACATGAATTGGTTGATCGATAAAGCTGAACAGTTTCGAATGAGGAAATAA